Proteins from a single region of Candidatus Leptovillus gracilis:
- a CDS encoding transposase, translating into MTLPGLEFIRRFLLHVLPHRFVRIRHYGLHHSQAKAERRQARALLGVGGALPVPAKLHLLDWLAAFLEKDPNLCPHCGQGQMRTVREFGPVKGWRGFLARLVGIPGRARPAPV; encoded by the coding sequence ATGACCCTGCCGGGGTTAGAATTCATCCGCCGTTTTTTGCTGCACGTGCTGCCCCATCGCTTTGTGCGCATCCGCCATTACGGGCTGCACCACAGCCAGGCGAAAGCCGAGCGACGACAAGCGCGGGCGTTGTTGGGCGTTGGCGGGGCGCTGCCAGTCCCGGCCAAACTACATCTGCTGGATTGGCTGGCGGCATTTCTGGAGAAAGACCCGAATTTGTGCCCGCATTGCGGCCAGGGACAGATGCGTACCGTGCGCGAGTTTGGGCCGGTGAAAGGATGGCGTGGTTTTCTGGCGCGGCTGGTGGGCATACCGGGTAGAGCGCGGCCGGCGCCTGTCTGA
- a CDS encoding transposase, translated as MGSVHRSAAQGADNRSPETLAEYLGRYLHAIAISNHRILHIGPEGVTFRYRDNRADGVEKG; from the coding sequence TTGGGAAGTGTACATCGAAGCGCCGCCCAAGGAGCCGACAACCGCAGCCCAGAGACGCTGGCCGAGTATTTGGGTCGTTACCTGCACGCTATCGCCATCAGCAACCACCGCATCTTGCACATCGGGCCAGAGGGCGTCACCTTCCGCTACCGCGACAATCGGGCGGACGGAGTGGAGAAGGGATGA
- a CDS encoding transposase zinc-binding domain-containing protein: MFLPDIKVETTRAKHSVADVLRTGNWLDTCRRQHPLSYQQTKAVNDILRCRTAALGGYLKQCDSCGQWEIAYCACKNRHCPGCGHFEKAQWLEKQKALLLPCPTTRLSSP; encoded by the coding sequence ATGTTCTTGCCAGACATCAAGGTCGAAACAACCCGCGCCAAACACAGCGTCGCCGACGTGCTGCGCACCGGCAACTGGCTGGATACCTGCCGACGGCAGCACCCCCTCAGCTACCAACAAACCAAAGCAGTCAACGACATCTTGCGCTGCCGCACGGCGGCGTTGGGCGGCTACCTGAAACAGTGCGATTCCTGCGGTCAGTGGGAAATCGCTTACTGTGCCTGCAAGAACCGCCACTGCCCCGGCTGCGGCCATTTCGAGAAGGCGCAGTGGTTGGAAAAGCAGAAAGCGCTGCTGCTGCCCTGCCCTACTACCAGGTTGTCTTCACCATAG
- a CDS encoding four helix bundle protein, whose protein sequence is MEKLTYTHSFRGLLAYKLARELSLLVFERTKKFPKEEAYALTDQIRRSSRSIGANIAEAWAKRRYEKHFISKLTDADGEQQETQHWIETAVDCHYLTPAEANQLLSHCQRIGQLIGGMISKADQFCNPENYLRESPAEYFTENEA, encoded by the coding sequence ATGGAAAAACTAACCTATACCCACAGCTTTCGCGGGTTGCTTGCCTATAAGTTGGCACGTGAATTATCATTGCTTGTCTTCGAGCGCACGAAAAAGTTTCCTAAAGAGGAGGCTTATGCGCTCACAGATCAGATTCGACGTTCGTCCCGCTCTATTGGCGCGAACATCGCCGAAGCCTGGGCAAAACGTCGCTACGAAAAGCACTTTATCAGCAAACTGACAGATGCGGATGGCGAACAGCAAGAAACGCAGCATTGGATCGAAACGGCCGTTGACTGCCACTATCTCACTCCCGCCGAAGCCAACCAGCTTCTATCCCACTGTCAGCGCATTGGCCAACTCATCGGCGGCATGATCAGCAAAGCCGACCAATTTTGCAACCCCGAAAACTACCTGCGCGAATCGCCAGCCGAGTATTTTACCGAGAATGAAGCGTAA
- a CDS encoding transposase zinc-binding domain-containing protein produces the protein MFLPDIKVETTRAKHSVADVLRTGNWLDTCRRQHPLSYQQTKAVNDILRCRTAALGGYLKQCDSCGQWEIAYCACKNRHCPGCGHFEKAQWLEKQKALLLPCPYYQVVFTIDHVFNPWCAITRSCSMTCCSRRRGC, from the coding sequence ATGTTCTTGCCAGACATCAAGGTCGAAACAACCCGCGCCAAACACAGCGTCGCCGACGTGCTGCGCACCGGCAACTGGCTGGATACCTGCCGACGGCAGCACCCCCTCAGCTACCAACAAACCAAAGCAGTCAACGACATCTTGCGCTGCCGCACGGCGGCGTTGGGCGGCTACCTGAAACAGTGCGATTCCTGCGGTCAGTGGGAAATCGCTTACTGTGCCTGCAAGAACCGCCACTGCCCCGGCTGCGGCCATTTCGAGAAGGCGCAGTGGTTGGAAAAGCAGAAAGCGCTGCTGCTGCCCTGCCCCTACTACCAGGTTGTCTTCACCATAGACCACGTCTTCAACCCCTGGTGCGCTATAACCAGAAGCTGCTCTATGACCTGCTGTTCCAGACGGCGCGGCTGCTGA
- a CDS encoding integron integrase, which yields MTAQRAPKLLDQARERARLKHYALRTEEAYIGWIKRFILFHHKRHPNDMGAAEIEAFLAHLAAYDHVAPSTQNQALAALLFLYRDVLNQEIGQVNVPWADKPKKLPTVLTPAEAQQVIACLPGVYQLVGKLLYGSGLRLLECLRLRVKDMDFAQNLIVVRDGKGDKDRVTVLPQSAIPPLQEQLQRAHHWHNRDLEEGFGAVYLPGALARKYPNAGRDWAWQYIFPADRRSTDPRSGAVRRHHLHENSVQKAVHKAAQLAAIPKPVSPHTFRHSFATHLLQNGYDIRTVQELLGHADVKTTMIYTHVLNQGGLAVRSPLDVIRNP from the coding sequence ATGACCGCTCAACGCGCCCCCAAATTGCTCGACCAGGCCCGCGAACGCGCCCGCCTCAAACACTATGCCCTCCGCACCGAAGAAGCCTACATCGGTTGGATCAAACGCTTCATCCTCTTCCACCACAAGCGCCACCCCAACGACATGGGCGCCGCCGAAATCGAAGCCTTCCTCGCCCACCTGGCCGCCTACGACCACGTCGCCCCCTCCACCCAAAACCAGGCCCTCGCCGCCCTGCTCTTCCTCTACCGCGACGTCCTCAACCAAGAAATCGGCCAGGTCAATGTCCCCTGGGCCGACAAACCCAAAAAGCTGCCCACCGTCCTCACCCCCGCCGAAGCCCAACAAGTCATCGCCTGCCTGCCCGGCGTCTACCAACTCGTCGGCAAACTGCTCTACGGCAGCGGCCTGCGTTTGCTCGAATGTCTCCGGCTGCGCGTCAAAGACATGGATTTTGCCCAAAATCTGATTGTGGTGCGCGACGGCAAAGGCGACAAAGACCGCGTCACTGTTTTGCCCCAAAGCGCCATTCCACCCCTCCAGGAACAACTACAACGCGCCCACCACTGGCACAACCGCGACCTGGAAGAAGGCTTCGGCGCTGTCTACCTGCCCGGCGCGCTCGCCCGCAAATACCCCAACGCCGGCCGCGACTGGGCCTGGCAGTACATCTTCCCTGCCGACCGCCGCTCCACCGATCCACGCAGCGGCGCCGTCCGCCGCCATCACCTGCACGAAAACAGCGTGCAAAAAGCCGTCCACAAAGCCGCCCAACTCGCCGCCATCCCCAAACCCGTCAGCCCCCACACCTTCCGCCACAGCTTCGCCACCCACCTCCTGCAAAACGGCTACGACATCCGCACCGTCCAGGAACTGCTCGGCCACGCCGACGTCAAAACCACCATGATCTACACCCACGTCCTCAACCAGGGCGGCCTGGCCGTCCGCAGCCCGTTGGACGTAATCCGTAATCCGTAA